The following are from one region of the Cystobacter fuscus DSM 2262 genome:
- a CDS encoding Ig-like domain-containing protein, with protein MRFLVTLFAAALVHASCTPTAEERTTSEAEASRKPETARVFVAGSRLLKTEKAVPGRYIVVLDDKVVARAQVAWLSALHGASVKHVYSRALQGFAVTMSEAAALKLSNDPRVRYVEEDSRLSFMGTQSNAPWGLDRIDQRERPLDGTYQPDQSGSGVHAYVIDSGIRFSHSEFGGRAVPGFTAYDDGNGSNDCDGHGTHIAGIIGGATYGVAKGVTLHSVRVMDCENVGYVSDLIAGIDWVTVHHEKPAVANISLSTSATTSLDDAVTRSINAGVTYAVSAGRVGSLNACLLSPGRTPAALTVGASNSNDSVASISNVGGCVDLYAPGVGITSAWGTSDTSTQMLDGTSMAAAHVAGVAALYLEAHPQATPAEVSTELITRATPDVMYPGSSDPTYRLLYARGNGPDQAPPRVLLTAPAVGTTVSGTVHLSATATDESGIAKVEFFLGDRLIGSDATAPYALAWNSLTTLNGPVVLSARAYDLHYNQGVSTPVEVTLANAGEALFEPAMGVPVCTAVGGRCDSGRLLEGRASSGPEPHAPNTLGGLCPDGQGGTYLETPSLQRLLVFPSDGTTFQAGKEVTIQATIFVKKSAYYATYEHLELLAAADASNPVWTHIATLWAGEGLQVFSARYLLPLGGMQVIRGVLTEDMSSATKTCVRYGWSTDHDDLVFAVGQDPDPTPPAVAITSPGEGATVDSVVPIRIEASDNFGVQRVELYAGSTLLTTDTQAPYTWSWATRTLPNGPYTLTALAHDVAGNVAQSTVNVLVDNDFTPPSEPVITSPAAGATVSGTVSVEVAASDDRQVTKVEFFVDGMLVGTDTTAPFALAWDSVSVFNGGHTLSVKSHDGAGQSATSVPITFMASNAGNARYDPVLKAPRCDGVAERCDTRGLVQGRGQFFGPELNTPNTLDGCLDGTRTESQAESVSRIRVIRQDGTALAAGKRVRIEVDVVVANTQSLPYDRLDLYSTADATQPSWNYITTVWPTTVGAQTLSAEYVLPAGGLQAVRAAFNLVIGPGACAEDPREASFNDRDDLVFPVVQETDSVPPQAVLTAPAPGATLTGNVTLSATASDNFGVVAVDFHDGQTLIGTDASEPFGVVWDTRSVANGSHTLTARARDLAGHVVASQPVTVTTNNDFTAPEVSITAPAPGVRVSGSVLLSANATDNLGVNRVEFFVDGVLLASDTTAPFAVNWSSGSWASGNHLLTARAHDAAGNVATSAQVPVTTVPELTPPSVVITAPTSGATLVGPVTISANATDASGVARVEFFVDGVLLASDTTAPFAVDWDSNAWASGSHTLSARAHDRVDNMATSAEVAVATNPSGGAVYDAALRVPTCATPNNVCDTTLLVSGRSSLESNGPNTINGTCSDGAGNSGTGHHIQRLKVSEVNGALFGQGRRVRIEVHVDALSTSTDALDLFSASDANNPSWTYLTTLRPGATGPQVLSAEYVLPSGFLQAVRAQFRSGGSSGSACSVGILDDHDDLAFAVDVNPVVALTAPANNARVRGSVVVTATASSAQPMERVEFYADGALFGTDTSAPYEVSWNSTAMVDGAHSLTARAYDIGGHVGTSPAVGVNVDNTPPDVALTSPTQGMFLQTRALLEATASDTGGVVTVEFYVDGSLIGADSSAPYTVDWFAMTVGEGAHTLSVKAHDRAGNVRTSAGVGVTVDYSSPVTSISAPARNAQVGGTVQISATASDTGGVTRVEFYADGVLLGTDASAPYEMSWDSTAVADGAHTLTTKAHDRAGNVGTSGAVLVNTDNLLPEAALTAPAQGLFLRGTVVLEATASDNQGLSKVEFYRGTTLLGTDTSAPYAVSWNTTGVADGVQTLTVKAHDRAGNVHTSAGVGVTLDNTAPTTALATPAENARVRGTVLVSATASDTVGVVGVEFYAGGTLLGTATTAPYRVSWDTTTVANGGAVTLTTRAYDAAGNVTVSAGRIVTVDNVAPTVAITSPTNGASLFLSATLQASASDNVGVAQVVFYDGGTVIGTDTTAPYSVSWSLLLVSKGMHTLTARAHDAAGNVTTSASISVKVN; from the coding sequence ATGCGGTTCCTGGTGACGTTGTTCGCGGCGGCACTCGTGCACGCTTCGTGTACACCCACGGCTGAAGAACGCACGACGAGTGAGGCGGAAGCCTCGCGGAAGCCGGAGACGGCCCGGGTCTTCGTGGCGGGCAGCCGGTTGCTGAAGACCGAGAAGGCCGTGCCTGGCCGCTACATCGTCGTCCTCGACGACAAGGTCGTGGCCCGGGCCCAGGTGGCCTGGCTCTCCGCGCTTCACGGGGCGAGCGTGAAGCACGTGTACTCGCGTGCCCTCCAGGGCTTCGCCGTGACGATGTCCGAGGCCGCCGCGCTGAAGCTGAGCAACGATCCGCGCGTGCGCTATGTGGAGGAGGACTCCAGGCTCTCCTTCATGGGCACGCAGTCGAACGCGCCCTGGGGACTCGACCGCATCGATCAGCGGGAACGGCCATTGGACGGGACGTACCAACCGGATCAGAGCGGCAGCGGAGTCCACGCCTACGTCATCGACTCGGGCATCCGCTTCTCCCACTCCGAGTTCGGTGGGCGAGCGGTCCCTGGCTTCACCGCCTACGATGACGGCAACGGCTCCAACGACTGCGACGGCCACGGCACGCACATCGCGGGAATCATCGGTGGGGCGACGTATGGGGTGGCCAAGGGGGTGACCCTGCACTCCGTGCGGGTGATGGACTGCGAGAACGTGGGCTACGTGTCCGATCTGATCGCGGGCATCGACTGGGTGACGGTCCACCACGAGAAGCCGGCGGTGGCCAACATCAGCCTGTCCACCTCCGCGACGACGTCGCTGGACGACGCGGTCACCCGCTCCATCAACGCCGGAGTCACCTATGCGGTCTCGGCGGGCAGGGTGGGCTCGCTCAACGCGTGCCTGCTGTCTCCTGGCCGGACGCCCGCCGCGCTGACGGTTGGCGCGTCCAACTCCAATGACTCCGTGGCCTCCATCTCCAACGTCGGCGGCTGCGTGGACCTCTACGCGCCAGGCGTCGGCATCACCTCGGCCTGGGGCACCAGCGATACCAGCACCCAGATGCTCGACGGCACCTCGATGGCGGCCGCGCATGTGGCGGGGGTGGCGGCGCTCTACCTGGAAGCGCATCCCCAGGCCACGCCCGCTGAAGTCTCCACCGAGCTCATCACCCGCGCCACGCCCGATGTGATGTACCCGGGTTCCTCCGACCCGACGTATCGGCTCCTGTACGCCCGCGGCAACGGGCCTGACCAGGCTCCGCCGCGAGTCCTTCTCACCGCGCCCGCCGTCGGTACGACGGTGAGCGGCACGGTGCACCTGTCCGCCACCGCGACGGATGAATCGGGCATCGCCAAGGTCGAGTTCTTCCTCGGCGACCGCTTGATCGGCTCGGATGCCACGGCGCCCTATGCGCTGGCGTGGAACAGCCTCACCACCCTCAACGGTCCGGTGGTGCTCTCCGCCCGGGCCTATGATCTCCACTACAATCAGGGGGTGAGCACCCCGGTCGAGGTGACGCTCGCCAACGCCGGGGAGGCGCTGTTCGAGCCCGCGATGGGAGTGCCTGTCTGCACGGCGGTGGGCGGCAGGTGCGACTCGGGACGGCTCCTGGAGGGACGGGCGAGCTCCGGCCCCGAGCCCCACGCGCCCAACACCCTGGGTGGCCTCTGCCCGGACGGGCAGGGGGGCACGTACCTCGAGACCCCCTCGCTGCAGCGGCTCCTCGTCTTCCCGAGCGATGGCACCACCTTCCAGGCGGGCAAGGAGGTGACGATCCAGGCCACGATCTTCGTGAAGAAGAGCGCCTACTACGCGACCTACGAGCACCTGGAGCTCCTCGCCGCGGCCGACGCGAGCAATCCCGTCTGGACCCACATCGCGACCCTGTGGGCGGGGGAGGGTCTCCAGGTCTTCTCGGCCAGGTACCTGCTCCCCCTGGGGGGCATGCAGGTCATCCGGGGCGTGCTGACCGAGGATATGAGTTCCGCGACCAAGACCTGCGTCCGGTATGGCTGGAGCACGGACCATGACGATCTGGTCTTCGCGGTGGGCCAGGATCCGGATCCCACGCCGCCCGCCGTGGCCATCACCTCGCCAGGGGAAGGCGCCACGGTGGACAGCGTGGTCCCCATCAGGATCGAGGCGAGTGACAACTTCGGCGTGCAGCGCGTGGAGCTGTACGCGGGCTCGACCCTGCTCACGACGGACACCCAGGCTCCCTACACGTGGAGCTGGGCGACCCGGACGCTGCCCAACGGCCCCTATACCCTCACCGCGCTCGCCCACGACGTGGCCGGCAACGTCGCGCAGAGCACCGTGAACGTGCTCGTGGACAACGACTTCACCCCACCGTCCGAGCCCGTCATCACCTCGCCCGCCGCCGGGGCCACCGTGAGTGGCACCGTGTCCGTCGAGGTGGCCGCCAGCGATGACCGGCAGGTGACCAAGGTGGAGTTCTTCGTGGATGGCATGCTCGTCGGGACCGACACGACGGCGCCGTTCGCTCTCGCCTGGGACTCGGTGAGCGTGTTCAACGGTGGCCACACGTTGAGCGTCAAATCCCATGACGGAGCGGGCCAGTCGGCGACGAGCGTGCCCATCACCTTCATGGCGAGCAACGCGGGCAACGCGCGCTATGATCCGGTCTTGAAGGCTCCCCGATGCGACGGCGTGGCGGAGCGCTGCGACACCCGCGGTCTGGTCCAGGGACGGGGACAGTTCTTCGGTCCCGAGCTCAACACACCCAACACCCTGGATGGGTGCCTCGACGGCACGCGCACGGAATCGCAGGCCGAGTCGGTCTCCCGGATCCGGGTGATCCGCCAGGACGGCACGGCCCTGGCCGCGGGCAAGCGGGTCCGGATCGAGGTCGACGTGGTGGTCGCCAATACCCAGTCGCTGCCCTATGACAGGCTGGATCTGTACTCCACGGCGGATGCGACCCAGCCCTCGTGGAACTACATCACCACGGTCTGGCCCACGACGGTGGGCGCGCAGACGCTGTCCGCGGAGTACGTCCTGCCCGCTGGCGGCTTGCAGGCCGTGCGCGCGGCCTTCAACCTGGTGATAGGCCCCGGAGCCTGCGCCGAGGATCCGAGAGAGGCCTCGTTCAACGATCGCGATGACCTGGTCTTCCCGGTCGTTCAGGAGACAGACTCCGTTCCTCCCCAGGCCGTGCTCACCGCGCCCGCCCCGGGCGCGACGCTGACGGGCAACGTCACGCTGTCGGCCACGGCGAGTGACAACTTCGGCGTGGTGGCCGTGGACTTCCATGACGGGCAGACCTTGATTGGAACGGATGCCTCGGAACCCTTCGGCGTGGTGTGGGACACCCGGAGCGTCGCCAACGGCAGCCACACGTTGACGGCCCGGGCGCGAGATCTGGCCGGGCATGTGGTGGCCTCGCAACCGGTGACGGTGACGACGAACAATGACTTCACCGCGCCGGAGGTCTCCATCACCGCACCCGCCCCGGGCGTCCGGGTGAGCGGGTCCGTGCTCCTCTCCGCGAACGCCACGGACAATCTGGGCGTCAACCGGGTCGAGTTCTTCGTGGACGGGGTGTTGCTGGCGAGCGACACGACGGCGCCCTTCGCCGTGAACTGGAGCAGTGGCTCGTGGGCGAGCGGGAACCATCTGCTGACCGCCAGGGCCCACGACGCGGCGGGCAATGTGGCGACCTCGGCGCAGGTGCCGGTGACCACCGTGCCCGAGCTCACGCCGCCCTCGGTTGTGATCACCGCGCCCACCAGCGGCGCGACGCTCGTCGGGCCCGTGACGATCTCGGCCAATGCCACCGACGCCTCCGGTGTGGCCCGGGTCGAGTTCTTCGTGGATGGGGTGTTGCTGGCGAGCGACACGACGGCGCCCTTCGCCGTGGACTGGGACAGCAACGCGTGGGCGAGCGGGAGCCACACCCTGTCCGCCAGGGCCCATGACAGGGTGGACAACATGGCGACGAGCGCCGAGGTCGCGGTGGCCACGAATCCGTCTGGCGGCGCCGTGTACGATGCCGCGCTCCGCGTGCCGACGTGCGCCACGCCCAACAACGTCTGTGACACCACGCTGCTCGTGAGCGGCCGGTCCTCCTTGGAGTCCAATGGGCCCAACACGATCAATGGGACTTGTTCCGACGGAGCGGGAAACAGCGGCACCGGGCATCACATCCAGCGGCTCAAGGTGTCCGAGGTCAATGGAGCGCTCTTCGGCCAGGGCCGGCGCGTCCGGATCGAGGTCCACGTCGACGCCCTCAGCACCTCCACGGATGCGCTCGATCTGTTCTCCGCGAGCGATGCCAACAACCCCTCGTGGACGTACCTGACCACGTTGCGGCCGGGTGCGACGGGGCCCCAGGTGCTCTCGGCGGAGTATGTCCTGCCCTCGGGCTTCCTGCAGGCGGTGCGCGCCCAGTTCCGCTCGGGCGGCTCCAGCGGCTCGGCGTGCAGCGTTGGCATCCTGGACGACCATGACGACCTGGCCTTCGCGGTGGATGTGAACCCGGTGGTGGCACTCACCGCTCCCGCCAACAACGCGCGGGTGCGGGGCTCGGTCGTGGTGACCGCGACGGCCTCCAGCGCCCAGCCCATGGAGAGGGTCGAGTTCTACGCGGACGGGGCGCTGTTCGGCACCGACACCAGCGCGCCCTATGAGGTGAGCTGGAACAGCACCGCCATGGTGGACGGGGCCCACTCGCTCACCGCCAGGGCCTACGACATCGGGGGGCACGTCGGAACCTCGCCCGCGGTCGGGGTGAACGTCGACAACACTCCGCCGGACGTGGCCCTCACTTCTCCCACGCAGGGAATGTTCCTCCAGACCCGCGCCCTGCTCGAGGCCACCGCCAGCGACACTGGAGGGGTGGTGACGGTCGAGTTCTACGTGGATGGGTCGCTGATCGGAGCCGACAGCAGCGCGCCCTACACGGTGGACTGGTTCGCCATGACCGTGGGGGAGGGGGCCCATACGCTCTCGGTGAAGGCCCATGACCGGGCTGGCAACGTCCGCACCTCCGCCGGCGTCGGGGTGACCGTCGACTACTCCTCGCCGGTGACGAGCATCAGCGCTCCGGCGCGCAACGCCCAGGTCGGGGGAACCGTCCAGATCAGCGCCACCGCCAGTGACACCGGAGGGGTGACGAGGGTCGAGTTCTACGCGGACGGGGTGCTGCTCGGCACGGATGCCAGCGCGCCCTATGAGATGAGCTGGGACAGCACCGCGGTGGCGGATGGGGCTCACACACTCACCACGAAGGCCCATGACCGAGCCGGCAACGTCGGCACCTCGGGCGCGGTCCTGGTGAACACCGACAACCTCCTGCCGGAGGCGGCGCTCACCGCACCCGCTCAGGGTCTGTTCCTGCGGGGCACTGTCGTGCTCGAGGCCACCGCCAGCGACAACCAGGGGCTCTCCAAGGTCGAGTTCTACCGAGGCACGACGCTGCTCGGCACCGACACCAGCGCGCCCTATGCGGTGAGCTGGAACACCACGGGCGTGGCGGACGGGGTCCAGACCCTCACGGTGAAGGCCCATGACCGTGCTGGCAATGTCCACACCTCCGCCGGGGTAGGGGTGACCCTCGACAACACCGCGCCGACGACGGCCCTCGCCACTCCCGCGGAGAACGCTCGGGTCCGGGGCACCGTCCTGGTCAGCGCCACCGCCAGCGACACCGTGGGCGTGGTGGGGGTCGAGTTCTACGCGGGGGGGACGCTGCTCGGGACGGCCACCACGGCACCGTACAGGGTGAGCTGGGACACGACGACCGTGGCCAATGGCGGTGCCGTCACGCTCACCACGCGGGCCTACGACGCGGCGGGCAACGTCACCGTGTCCGCGGGTCGGATTGTCACGGTGGACAATGTCGCGCCCACCGTGGCCATCACCTCGCCGACCAACGGGGCCTCGCTCTTCCTGAGCGCCACCCTGCAGGCCAGTGCCAGTGACAACGTGGGGGTTGCCCAGGTGGTGTTCTACGACGGAGGCACCGTCATCGGCACGGACACCACGGCGCCCTACAGCGTGAGCTGGAGTCTGCTGCTCGTCTCCAAGGGGATGCACACCTTGACGGCCAGGGCCCATGACGCGGCGGGCAACGTCACCACGTCGGCGTCCATCTCCGTCAAGGTGAATTGA
- a CDS encoding TetR/AcrR family transcriptional regulator, protein MRSLPRSRLQIQKATLPATVPEGTRRRVLETALRLFASQGFHGTSIRDVAKALELQPSALYAHFASKEHILAELVQLGHEAHHEALRKVLLSAGTEPEAQVRALIRAHTVMHATHPQLSVVVNEESHALPPELAAPAMALRNQSTALLLEVIERGVAMGRFTPPHAVATAAAISAMGVRLPYWYEPAGTLDVDTLADIHAELALRMLGGR, encoded by the coding sequence ATGCGCTCCCTGCCCCGGTCACGTCTACAGATCCAGAAGGCGACCCTTCCGGCAACGGTGCCCGAGGGAACTCGGCGGCGGGTGTTGGAGACGGCCCTGCGGCTCTTCGCGAGCCAGGGGTTTCATGGCACGTCGATCCGGGATGTCGCGAAGGCGCTGGAGCTCCAGCCGAGCGCGCTCTATGCGCACTTTGCCTCCAAGGAGCACATCCTCGCGGAGCTCGTCCAGCTCGGCCACGAGGCGCACCACGAAGCGCTCCGCAAGGTGTTGCTGAGCGCGGGCACCGAGCCGGAGGCGCAGGTCCGAGCGCTCATCCGGGCCCACACCGTCATGCATGCGACCCACCCGCAGTTGTCGGTCGTGGTGAACGAGGAGAGCCACGCACTGCCACCCGAGCTCGCCGCACCGGCGATGGCGCTGCGCAACCAATCCACCGCCTTGCTGCTCGAGGTGATCGAGCGGGGTGTGGCCATGGGACGGTTCACGCCTCCCCACGCGGTTGCAACCGCGGCGGCGATCTCCGCGATGGGGGTGCGCCTCCCGTACTGGTACGAGCCGGCTGGCACGCTCGATGTCGACACGCTCGCCGATATCCACGCCGAGTTGGCGCTCCGCATGCTGGGAGGACGCTGA
- a CDS encoding M4 family metallopeptidase: MRHSLFAACVSLSLGACGGTTLPEPAVDDATQVIAPDLPEDVRSALAVLPSARIIGAHGDGVPFMIRGDFGRASGSAREPLAAIAPVFRLRASDLVVRRSSRDERGHTHVRYSRTLNGLPVFGEELIIHLDELGRIYAANGSARGGEAVALPAQARLSHEALEHAALALVPGGERVRGEPRLQYARSSTDSRLKLAYELVVEDASGGERVREHVFIDALEGTLVLRFSDHHEAMDRAIYSRANSGNVLVRQEGEAPTGDAIVDAAYDNLSRFYACYQGLFSRDSYDNAGAPLVASVHFMRNFANAYWNGYSQIMCGDGDGRTLDAPCSDPDIIFHEMTHAVTGAESGLVYTGESGGLNESMSDIAAVFCSSWETGWSTGPDIWKLGEVSWTPATAGDALRYLDDPRNDGRSLDYYPDYTSSTSVHYSSGISNLAFALLSKGGLHPRGKTSVTVAGIGVEQAARIFYKAGTDYFTASTTFAQAKAYTEQAAQELSYSTGSVTAAWEAVGVGITPPPALAAGGAHRPF; the protein is encoded by the coding sequence ATGCGCCACTCCCTGTTCGCCGCTTGTGTTTCGCTTTCGCTCGGTGCCTGTGGAGGCACCACACTCCCCGAGCCCGCCGTGGATGACGCCACGCAAGTCATTGCCCCGGATCTTCCAGAGGATGTCCGCTCCGCGCTCGCCGTGCTGCCCTCCGCGCGGATCATCGGCGCGCATGGGGACGGGGTGCCCTTCATGATTCGGGGCGATTTCGGCCGGGCGAGTGGCTCCGCGCGCGAGCCCCTGGCCGCCATCGCTCCGGTGTTCCGCCTGCGGGCCTCGGACCTCGTCGTGCGGCGAAGCTCCCGCGACGAGCGGGGCCACACCCACGTGCGCTATTCGCGTACCTTGAATGGGTTGCCCGTGTTCGGCGAGGAACTCATCATTCACCTGGATGAACTCGGGCGCATCTACGCGGCCAACGGCTCGGCGCGCGGTGGAGAGGCCGTGGCGTTGCCCGCCCAGGCGAGGTTGTCGCACGAGGCCCTCGAGCACGCCGCGCTCGCGCTCGTCCCGGGCGGTGAGCGGGTGCGGGGCGAGCCCCGGCTCCAGTACGCTCGTTCCAGCACGGACTCGCGGCTGAAGCTGGCCTACGAGCTGGTGGTGGAAGACGCGTCGGGTGGCGAGCGCGTGCGGGAGCACGTGTTCATCGATGCCCTGGAGGGCACCCTCGTCCTGCGCTTCTCGGACCACCACGAGGCGATGGACCGTGCCATCTACTCGAGGGCGAACAGTGGCAACGTGCTGGTGCGCCAGGAGGGAGAGGCCCCCACGGGCGACGCGATCGTGGACGCGGCCTACGACAACCTGAGCCGCTTCTACGCCTGCTACCAGGGTCTCTTCTCCCGTGACTCGTACGACAACGCGGGCGCGCCGTTGGTGGCCAGCGTCCACTTCATGCGCAACTTCGCCAACGCCTATTGGAATGGCTATTCCCAGATCATGTGTGGCGATGGTGATGGGCGCACCCTCGATGCCCCATGCTCGGACCCGGACATCATCTTCCACGAGATGACCCACGCGGTGACCGGTGCCGAGTCCGGCCTCGTCTATACGGGTGAGTCCGGTGGCCTCAACGAGTCCATGTCCGATATCGCCGCCGTCTTCTGCTCGAGCTGGGAGACGGGCTGGTCCACCGGGCCCGACATCTGGAAGCTGGGCGAGGTCTCCTGGACGCCGGCCACCGCGGGGGATGCGCTGCGCTACCTGGATGATCCGCGCAACGACGGCCGCTCGCTGGACTACTACCCCGACTACACCTCGAGCACGAGCGTGCACTACAGCTCGGGCATCAGCAATCTGGCCTTCGCGCTGTTGTCCAAGGGAGGCCTGCACCCCCGGGGCAAGACGAGCGTCACCGTGGCGGGCATCGGCGTGGAGCAGGCGGCGCGGATCTTCTACAAGGCGGGCACGGACTACTTCACCGCGAGCACCACCTTCGCCCAGGCGAAGGCGTACACCGAGCAGGCCGCGCAGGAGCTCTCCTACTCCACGGGCTCCGTGACGGCGGCCTGGGAGGCGGTCGGCGTGGGCATCACACCTCCTCCCGCCCTCGCGGCGGGGGGTGCACACCGTCCGTTCTGA
- a CDS encoding extracellular catalytic domain type 1 short-chain-length polyhydroxyalkanoate depolymerase → MKRSHGAFVRIGALLLVLFALSGAPAHAGSWVNGHYANAWGSRGFQLWVPTGYQPGEELPLVVALHGCFQNPDQFAGLTRLNQKADTERFLVLYPNQATLSNGTQCWNFMIATNMERGMGEPSIIVGMVGWVKSHYAVDEHRVYVGGVSSGAVMSSILLACYSDVFAAGMVGAGAMYKAATTASGSAYAMLFGSIYNPDDRGHDAWACSGKPRWRVPVLVLHGTEDDVVNPLNGEQVVRQFLQTNDYGDDGADNDSVPYRPTQVRNGGVPGGRGYTVKDYAYGGRLLVQKYEMQGMGHAWPGGDPAYLFSDPSGPDATTLMWDFFKQHTR, encoded by the coding sequence ATGAAGCGGAGTCATGGCGCATTCGTGCGCATCGGTGCGTTGCTGCTCGTGCTTTTCGCGTTGTCCGGGGCCCCGGCCCATGCCGGCTCCTGGGTGAATGGCCACTATGCGAATGCCTGGGGCTCCCGAGGCTTCCAGCTCTGGGTCCCCACCGGATATCAGCCGGGCGAGGAGCTTCCACTGGTGGTGGCCCTGCATGGATGTTTCCAGAACCCCGATCAGTTCGCGGGTCTCACCCGCCTGAACCAGAAAGCGGACACGGAGAGGTTCCTGGTCCTCTACCCGAACCAGGCAACGCTCTCCAATGGAACACAATGTTGGAATTTCATGATCGCCACCAACATGGAGCGCGGCATGGGCGAGCCCTCCATCATCGTGGGCATGGTGGGCTGGGTGAAGAGCCATTACGCGGTGGACGAGCACCGCGTGTATGTCGGGGGAGTCTCCTCCGGCGCGGTCATGAGCAGCATCCTGCTCGCCTGCTATTCGGATGTGTTCGCCGCCGGCATGGTGGGCGCGGGGGCGATGTACAAGGCGGCGACCACCGCCTCCGGCAGCGCCTACGCCATGCTCTTTGGCAGCATCTACAATCCCGATGATCGCGGCCATGACGCCTGGGCATGCTCGGGCAAGCCGCGCTGGCGGGTCCCGGTGCTCGTCCTCCATGGGACCGAGGATGACGTCGTCAACCCGCTCAACGGCGAACAGGTGGTACGGCAATTCCTGCAAACCAATGACTACGGTGATGACGGTGCCGACAACGACAGCGTGCCCTACCGCCCCACCCAGGTCCGGAATGGCGGCGTACCCGGTGGCCGCGGCTACACCGTCAAGGATTACGCCTACGGCGGGCGTCTGCTGGTCCAGAAGTATGAGATGCAGGGCATGGGTCACGCCTGGCCCGGTGGTGACCCCGCCTACCTGTTCTCCGATCCCTCCGGTCCCGATGCCACCACCCTCATGTGGGACTTCTTCAAACAGCACACGCGCTGA
- a CDS encoding alpha/beta fold hydrolase yields the protein MIQLDDLSLHLEESGAGEPVLLLHGLGSSGRDWELVAPGLAAHHRVLVPDVRGHGRSDKPEGPYGVPLFARDMAALCERLGLTRVHVVGLSMGGMIGFQLAVERPALVRSLTVINSGPDMVPRTLRMRLMFATRMLLLKTLGPRTLARLIAPKLFPKPEQAVLRQRVEESIGANEPGAYQRATRGLVGWSVLERLKEISCPVLVLASDHDYTPLSAKKAYASLLADARLQELRDSGHAAPIDQPGQILEAVKGFFAEVEGTAREARTVG from the coding sequence ATGATTCAGCTTGATGACCTGTCGCTGCACCTCGAGGAGTCCGGTGCGGGCGAGCCTGTGTTGCTCCTCCATGGACTTGGCTCCTCGGGACGGGATTGGGAGCTCGTCGCGCCTGGGCTCGCGGCGCACCACCGGGTGCTGGTTCCGGATGTCCGAGGCCACGGACGCAGCGACAAGCCGGAGGGGCCCTATGGGGTGCCGCTCTTCGCCCGGGATATGGCCGCTCTCTGCGAGCGCCTGGGTCTCACCCGTGTGCATGTGGTCGGGCTGTCGATGGGGGGGATGATTGGCTTTCAGCTCGCGGTGGAGCGGCCGGCGCTCGTGCGCAGCCTGACCGTCATCAACAGCGGGCCCGACATGGTTCCGCGGACACTGCGCATGCGGCTCATGTTCGCCACGCGGATGCTCCTGTTGAAGACGCTCGGACCGAGGACCCTGGCCAGGCTGATCGCACCGAAGCTCTTTCCCAAGCCGGAACAGGCGGTGCTCCGGCAGCGGGTCGAGGAGTCCATCGGAGCCAACGAGCCGGGCGCCTACCAGCGCGCGACCCGTGGGCTCGTCGGCTGGAGTGTCCTGGAGCGCCTGAAGGAGATCTCCTGTCCGGTCCTGGTCCTCGCCTCCGACCACGACTACACCCCGCTGTCCGCGAAGAAGGCGTATGCCAGCCTCCTCGCGGACGCCCGCCTCCAGGAGCTGAGGGACTCGGGTCATGCGGCGCCGATCGACCAGCCCGGGCAGATCCTCGAGGCGGTGAAGGGCTTCTTCGCCGAGGTCGAGGGAACGGCTCGCGAGGCGCGGACCGTGGGCTGA